The stretch of DNA tgtaaaccattttgtttgtttatcttgactaactctctaaccctttttttttagtttcatttgaaaagatatattttttatgtttattaatgATTTCAATAGTTAgaactagctgttgtaatagttataatttggcacctcgaagcggcgtcctttttaaattgctataggtatttcctgtttccttttgtttGGTTTGTTCCAAGAGATTCACATTAGTACCCCTTCGTTTCATTTTTTGTAGATGCCCCAATCCGACtccttgccatttacttatccacgaccccagctctcctaacaaaccctgagtgccgttcgcatacgtttcaattattttgcttgccctatctcgaCCTCCATAATTtcagtccccaattttctaccccttataataataccccatgtggtaggcaaagtAATTTCGTTACaacataaaaaacaaactttGCTTATTTGAGGTTGGCcaagaagaaaaaaaatggaGAAAGTAATTTGGTACCGTGGATGCAAATCAAACAAATAAAGTTTCAAAAAAATCTTCCATCAATTTTTGTGCAAAACTGACTTTAATGATGGTAATTTTTAAAAAGTGGATCTCAGAAGGGTATCCATGCAAAATCGAGATAGTCTTACAATTTCTGAGCAGGTAAAACCTTTAAATcttgaacaaatatcaatagcCAACCGAAAATATGATGATTTAATGTAGTTGTTGCCGTACATTAGTGATCATAACAAAACGAGTTAAAGAGTTAAAACGTTCATCAACATTTAATGCCAATGACTATCCTGCtttagaggaagaaataaaataaaactacaaatattttgttttttacaggAAGCTATcttatttttcaaaatacatatttttccaGAGCCAATCtccaagaaaaattattatttcttaatttttaaagggtCAAACTTCTTCAAAATTCAAACTTACTAaacatttgttaaaaataaatatactacttttattttacttGAAATTTCGTTATTAGTGATCAAAAATCTATTTTAACTCAGTTTAAAATTGACACTTTTCCTGAAAATTGAATTGTTTATTACtcaaaacaataaaaatggaATTTGGGCCTTTTAATACTCAGGTCCAGATATATATTCTGATGTTTTCATTATTACTATTAAAAACTACGATACATTAATAATCGTACCTTCATAAACGTTGCAATTAACTGTTCCTTTCTTCTCTTCGCTTCCTCTTCCATTTCAGCCCGATGCTGCATGTACCTTGCCCGTTCTTCATCTGACATTTTAGCTAATTTATTAGCCACAGATTTCTTTTTCTTACCTCCcatgttttataaataatatgtaacgtcttttataataaaaaaatttaagcttCACTTATAGATACTTGATTTTGAAGTTGCTAAGAGCACGAAACGTATCGATCTAACAATGGTTACCAAGTCAAGTCACATTTCGTTGATATTGAACTGAATTGGCAGATAGTTGATAAGTTTATTCGATAGTTTTATTGTTCATTGACAGTTCATTATGAAAGAAAACCTTTTATAGTACAATAATTTTAAGTAGATCCAGCAAGTGTGAagataaattgaataaaataaaattattcttcagttCAGGTTCATATTcctacaaatataacaactaaaaGTTCCATTCCGTTgcttttttttaatgttacttcTTTTCATTCTGGTTTACTTCTGTTTTTAATTCTAATCGTTGCATTTTTAACTTAATAGACAAATagacaaaaaagttaaatatgtacttaaaaattttattagtaaaaaaatatcgattaaaaatataaataaaataaatatataatacatgTAATTACGAATGAAACGGTCTCTTTAAAGTTGCAGCTCTAACTTCGAATATTACTGGTTTCTCCTTAGTGCTCGGCATAAAAGATTGTACTCTTCTGATCCGATCCCCTTCTCTTACGACCGGAGTTACCTGGAATAGCTTTGACTCCAGTATTTCCTTTCGGTCTTCTGCAACTTTCATTTTCTCATTAGCGATTCTTAATTGGTTGTCTAAATGCAAACGTTCCTTCTCGAGTTGTGCCAAGCGTTGCTCTgcacctaaaaaaataattttagtatAAATAAACAAGAAGTTTACTGCTGCACATGCGAAAATGAAATTAGTTTTAAATACATAAACCAATTTGGAAAAGCAAACTATTGTTAATAACTGTATCAGAGACGATATTTATACTTGTTAGCGAGTGAATGCCTCTGATGATGATATCTCAAATTATAACATAAAATACATAGATAGAAGAAGAAAACATATTGCTTTTGAAGGACTTATTTATGTATCAATAAACAAATGCTAGCTTTTTATCAGCAAACTCAAATTTTTCCTAACACATGAAGCTGCTAATGAAGTCAATCTTGGAACTAGCAAAGAAAATATGATTAAGACTCGGAATGACACAAGGAGCAATAAAATAAATGATGCTAGAATGAAGAAACATGACACAAATAGTCAAAAAACGAATGTGGCATATTTCAATCCAGAGAAATaacaaatagaatacaaaaatgGATAACTGGAGACCACGTCTAGAAAATATAAATTGAGAATAACCATAAACAATACCTATGCTATGTGTGAAAAAAAGAAACAAGTGAAATTTACATAAGGAGGATATGTCATATTCTGAATGTATCACTTTCAAGAGAAAAAGAGAGAACGGGGAGAAAATAAGTAATCTAGTAAGAGAAAAATGGATAATGATGTTGAATAAAGGAGTTgggaatattattataatatgcaCAAACCTcgtattttctaaaaatataattgATGTTTGTATAATCAACAATTTCGCAATGTGTTTATCCAAATTCCAAGTTTCTGTTTAAATATATCACCGGGATATACGAATGTATATTTATaagtttatataaacaaaaaaccaCGATTTTTGCGTAAACCCAGTTTTTATATCAATGACCCGaggaaaaattaaaacaaattaatattgttCGGCTATTCAGATTTGACCAGCTATTTCACGTAAAACAAACATTAGCTAAAGCAGGTCACCTTATAAGAATGAATAATAATAGaaaacctcttcttcttcttcaagtgccatctccgcggcggatatcggcaatcatcatagctattcggacttttgagacggctgctctgaaaagttcatttctGTTCTGATGTACATccataccactctctcaggttgcgcagtcaTGACATTCTACACCtctctatgcttctctttccttggatctttccatgcataatcagttggagcaaggtgtatttctctccacgtgtaatatgtccgagatattccaattttcttgttttaattgtatttaaaatttctatttctttattcattcttctcagaacctctttctTTGTGACGttttctgtccacgatattttcagaattcttctatacacccacagctcgaataattccagttttattattgatgtcGTATTTAAGATCCAAGATTCCATtacataaaacaaagtcgaaaaaacatagcacctcgccaacctaactcttagttccaattttaaatcccttgtacatagcactcttctcattttgttgaaatttgctctagccttttctattctcaTTTTGATcttctgaatgtaatcatttgtggagttaatcagtgttcccaaatatacatatttgtccacttgttcgatgTTGATTTCGTTTGTTAGAAGAtgctcgttatttctttgagttttcgatattctcataaatttcgtcttcttgacgttcattgttagagcgtactcttttccatactccgctattctggtcaccagtctctgaagatcttcaatattttcggccaAGATCACAGTGTCGAGCGAAtatttaatgttgttaatgggaactccattcacctttattaaaattaaagctGTTTCAttctcaagagcttttttcagtatctcttcggagtaggcattaaaaagaattgacgACAATaggcatccctgtctcactccacgtctaattgTAATTTCTTCTAGCAGATGCCtattaacacgtacttttgctcgctgtttatagtataaatttgatatgaccctgaggtcgttgtagttaATCTAAtagctttattatagtcaataaaacatgcgtatataacttgattgacgtccaggcatctttatatcagtatattaagtgaaaaaagagcttcacgcgttcctaggcctttgtgaaaaccaaattatgtatcattaacgtctatgtccagtttgtgatatattcggttatggatggtTGTATGATGGTATGTATGAGATATTGAgataatggtgcggtaatcgctgcattctcttgcgtttttcttgtTGGGgatacaaataaaaatcgacgttaaccactcttagggtaatacgcctgaactaaaaatttggttcaagagtgtcactaaaacatcaatgtgcttctcatctagaatttttaggatttctataggaagcatgtcaggtccagggcttttcccactcttcattgtttttaatgcgtgtaatatttcttcttttgaaatatatatggacctatttcttctgacataagttctatgtgctccagatctcctctttcatcatcgaacagttcgtcgatatattctgaCCATCCTTGTACTTTCTCGTCCATCTATGTTATAGTAGTCCCATGTCTATCCAATAGTATACCAgttggattttgttttcttagtcctgccagttctttaactttcttgtgtaggttaaacagatcatatttattttgaaggtcttagatctctttgcatttcttttcaaagtatttttcttttgcctgctttatcatctccctgatctcgtggtttatctctctgtatttattgttgtctttttttcccgtcattcatccattcttcttttctccttgcggaagtgtttagtatttctttacagggttccagtagacaatgttttagtcgatcccagtactcgtcaatatcattggtgtttgtgttaaatttgctgcagttcacatgcagttcatattggaggcattcttttacgttaggttctttaagttttcttgtgacTATTGTAGGGATTcgttgatgtcttttaatattcctaagggtgagtgtaatcttGGCGATAAGGGGATTGTGATCTGgggccacgtctgatccaggatatgcttttaCGGCTTTAACAGCActacggtatctttcattgatcataatgtagtctatctggttcctgactactttcttcgatgtatctgcgggcgatcgccatATATACATTCGTCTGTTTGGTAACTTAAAAAATGTCTTTGTAATAATcaagttctgctcttgacagaattgtaacagacggtctcctctctagtttcgatttcccagaccatagtttcttatacactttccgctttgtccctttccaatctttgcattgagatcacctaggactatcgtgatttctcttATTTTCGTTATTCTCAGTGCCTCTTCGATATCTCGGTAAAATAATTCCACTTCTTCTTCGTCGGCAGTCGCCGTAGGAGCATAATCATGTATGAAATTCAGTTTGGCATGAAATGTCACCAATTTCAGTACCATTACTCTTTCTGAGATAGGGAAATAGCATTCCACCGCtctattacatattatattaaatataatgttACATATTAATAGAATACCTAGTAGAACGCTTATTGGAACTATGGTAGGACATCTGTCAGTAGGAAGATCAAAAAAGGAGTGTACAGACGCAGTGAGAACCGATGCTAAGGAAGCTTGGAAGCAGATAATGGGAGAGGCCAGAGCAAAACTTTGCCtatagcgccattggagagaaaGAATATTAAATTCCTCCATTGATTGTGCCAAGTCTGAATAAAAAGGGAGGATAGGAAATGGCTAATGGCTAATACTGTAACTAATGCTAAAGTCTATGCCCGTAAATGTTACTGGCAAATCCTAGCCTTGATGGAAAGGATGAAGGTGAAACACCTGGTCCTCAAATTTGCGGTTGGGCGTAGGGCCTTAAACTGTtacttaaaaaaaaggttatgAGAAAAAAACCTAAAAGCTTATAGACTTATTTTGGCGACCTATTAGACGAAAAAGGACGATTAGATTTATATTATGCGCCGAAAAATGATATGGGAAACTCACAAATAAACTGAAATAGTACAATATACACTTGAAATCTGCAGATAATGATCATAGTCTACTGAGTTTTTTACAAATATacaaagcagacagattgatgaATTAGCCGACAAGTGGAATCTACAATATGCATTTCATGACTTGTCGACTCACCACGGCAAATATCCTTCGCAACTAAGTTTCTTTTACTCACGaacataagtaaataaataaagcagaaagatgtttaagatttaattttaatccaGGACTCCTGCCATCGgattatacgtatttcgaccttattAAGTCTCCTTAGAGCGACTTACGCAGGAGCCcagcattgaaattaaatctaaaacgTCTTTCTGTTACAGATAATGGTATATGTAGATGATATTATCATTATTGAAAAAACCGTCAATAAAGCAGTGAAAACTTTGACACGTATTGAAAACATCACAGTTGGTAATGGGATAAATTTAGTAGCTCTATATTCGATGCAGCTGGTGCAGCCAAAACCAGAAAACATGAAGAATAGAGCACTCAAACCTCTATAAAATCAAGCTTGAGCTAGCCCAGCTGATAGCACCCTTTAAGGGCATCTTAGATAGATTACAGATGAAGACACCAACGACGATAAAGACGAATAAGGAGAACATTCGAAACAGCTAACTCGACGGAAGTAGAAGCCTTGTTCATGCGTATAAAAAGTTTGATTTTGATTCCCGTTATAATATTTGATTTTATAATATATGACCGTATTTATTTATATCATTAaatatatgagatatttttttattacaatgtatgataaaaaatattagtaattataataaagtGCAAAAAGCTCATTTAAAAAACCAATACTGATAAAACACATACTCTTCAGTTGATATTCCTTTTCCTTCTGAAGGTCTTCATACTCCTTTCTTTTTTGCCGTTCTTCTTCTAGTAATAATTTTTGTTCCGCTTGCAATCTTTCGAGTTCTTCGCGCTTTTCCCATTCTTCCGCCAACACTCGCGCTTGTAATCTGAAACAAATATGATTAAATTGATaatgtgtaaaattttatttaaattttgtacaATATCAAAAGGAGGAAAAAAATTTTTACGAACGTAAATTCGTGTACATTCACGCACTTCTGAACATAGGTTTCGACTGAATTACTCCACTGATTTCTTCCATGAGCTTTGAAACACATGACTGATTACGAATATGGATTAGTAGTAACTGAGAAACGTATTCAGTAGGCCAAAATATTTATTGTCTCTGAAAGCCAAGTTACGCTAAGAATTCTGAAGTATGTGGCCcaggtattccagttttttcgtttgtatggtttttatgacttcgcattccttccccatcttcagcagaacatcttgatttgttactctttctgtccatggtattttccacattttcctgtaacaccacatctcgaatgcctcgaatgtttttgatgtttatctttttcagtgtccaggcttccatgccgtgcagcagaacggagaaaacatagcaccttaacattctcgttctcgTTAAATTTTTTGGTAAGTAGTGTTTTACTGGGAATATACGTTAAGCTAAGTGTTGCTtctgttttgtataaaataacTACAGTTTCTTTCTCAAACACTATACTTGGTTTTAGGGTAAAATGGTCAAAATAAAAGAAACAGAATTAAATTTACTGCCTTTTCTATTTGCCTTTGATGGATCCCTGTGTCGTTACCTGTGACGGACTAGGGGTCCATCGTAGGAAAAAGGAAATAAATTTGACATACCTTCAGCTTTGCTACTTACTGGTTAACATAATATGGTTTACAGGGATGGCTCCTCAGAAAAGAGGAAGGAAGGAAGAGGAAAAAAGAGGAAATTTAGTGATCAGCAAGCTTTAAAAAGTATACAAAAAAAGACTATGGGGTTTAAGTTGGCAGCAAAAATATTTAACAACGACTTTGAGAAGGCCTTCAGAAATTGTATCATTGCTTTTTTTAATTGCTCTGGTCTATCTTTGTCCATTTATGGCCCGTTAGGGAACATTTTCCTCCTTATTTGTTTATCAAGTATTTCCAGATTTATTTTAATCTCGTCCATTTCTATTTATATTGCTTTGTTTTCTTATACTCTttctttttatttagtttttaggtttGTATTTTCCTGTTTTATTAATTACATCTCTTTTCTAAATTATCTCTGTACTTTTTTCAATTCTTATAATTTACCTTGTATCACTTTCAGTTTACGATTTCTTTATATTCTTAATTTCTATGCATATTTCGTATTTCTGGAACCATCTTGCAACGCCGCAATTGATTTGGAGACGACTGTAATAATAGTCTCTAATACTTGCAGCTATCTCCTGTTTGTTATTGTATTGTATCATAATTGTGATAATTAATTTCCTGATTTTGTTGATAAAATGTCAGTTGTTGTCTACACTGGCTCTCTTGGGTTACAGAAATTTGGTGTTACACTTTTCTTACAGTAATTCCCTAAATTTTCACTCGTATTTTACAACAATCGTTACCAATCAtcaaattatcttttaaattattaatttttttttaaaataccatCTTACCACTTACCCTCTTACTATTTCTTCGTCCCGCTTAGCTTGAGTCTCTTCTTCTAACAATTTTTCCAGCTTGGATCTTAACTGTTCCAATTCGGTTAATTTTTTAGCTTCTTCCTTCATAACGACTTCGAGTTCTTTTGCATGCCCCTCCGCCGCTTCTCTAGCGTTTCTCTCCTGTTGCAATTGATATTTGGCTCTTATCATTTCTTGCACCCTTCCTTGTCTTTGTAGTCTCCTCTTTGTAGCTTGAAGACGTTGGAAACTTTGATACTTTCCTTCAAAATAGAAACTaatattagaaataataataaatgtggTATTAATataaattcagcaatacgtcaactgtatagtatactttggaataaccacatcacccgaaacacaaaaattaggatatacaaaagtatcatagaaagcattgctacatatggttcagagctttgggcaataaataaaaatgacgcatccaaaataaaagcaatgaaaatgaattattggagaagatgttgccaactcactagaagagatagagtaaggaatactgaaatcagagagcgtatgggtatagacattgacgtcctggaaactatagaatgcaaaaggctgaaatggtatggccatgtagaaaggatgaatgatcaacgatggccaaagagaatgttacagtggatccccaccaaccgaaagaaaagggaagaccaagaagatcgtggagacaagaagtaaaaggtgcaatggaagataggggtctacaagtagatgactggaacgatcgcaagcgttggaagctaggttgcgagaaacggcggcagctgtaataaactcgttatatatatatatatatatatatatatatatatatatatatatatatatatatatatatatatatattttcggataagtttccgcggtcagataaatgaaaattactgagttctcgggaagaaccgcgttgagaatttaaaactcgacgtttcggcacccattttggagccattatcaagagggatacggttcgagttcggggtctcaatctgcctactcccctcactcgagacgtaccagtatcgtgttctatattgcaagaactgtctctcggcactgaggtctcaatctgcctactccccagtgtcgagtgacaaccggtcttaccggAGGAAACCTCACTAGTAGACAATGAAAGGTAACACAAAGAAGAATACAAAAGCCAATAATAAGTGTTAGGCTGAAAGCGTATGTAAaccgaaaattttaaaaatacgtgTAGTATAAAGGATGAAAAATTGACTCGCAAACTATTGTAATGAAGACCAAGAAGATATAAAAGAAGCAACAGACCTATACGATGGCTGGATGATTTAAGAAATATAAGGAAAATCTAATTACAAACGGCACGGGATCGAAAATTTTAAGACGTAGAAGTATCAAAACGACTATTTAACACGTTTCGACACAATTGTAATATCTTAATGCGGCATTTTATAACGTTGATGCAATATTGGTCCAAAATTATACTTCGGAAATCAAATCTCAGTTCCAACAAAAGATGTTTCTGTAAAAATACTGTTATATTatatatgtttattaaaaataatattaacttcaAAGATCATTAATCTCGATGACAAGCATATCTTATCTTAGACAAACAATTGCAAAAGATGTTAATAACTGAATATACATTTACCTGAATGCTCCGAAGCCAATTGTAATGCCGATATCCACTGCAATCTACTCATGTGATCCGTCGTGCCCAGTTCGTAAGTTCTCTCGGAACTGTGTAGCAATATTTTATACCCAGCTTTCGGTTCCACTTTACAGCGAGGTTCTAAAGTTAACGATCctcttctgtctttttcattcctTCCCGTGTAATACGTCAGTTCTGAGGGTCGCAAAACGAACCAGTACTCTCTCATAGTTGGAAATATATATCCCTTTTTAGTTAGAAAACCTTTTTTGATTACATCTTCTACAATTTTTTGGTAAATGTTGTTTACTGATTCGGCTAAAGCTACATTATCATTTATTTCATTCAGACATCTACaatatcaaattaaattaaataatttcttGAAGACAATTATTTTAGTATGGTTatgtaagaagaagaagaattacaattaaaactaaaaaatatgaaaaacaaaATTATGTAGGTTATTATATAAGTCCTTGGGTCTTCGGTAGATCTGTTATATATCAGCTCTCCTTCAACTCTCGATGCTTCATTTTATTTAGCTCCAGTATCTATGGCTCTTGGAAGACCCTGATTAAGGTCATTAATGTGAGGTCATCTAGGATAGATACTGAATCCGCGAATGTAGTCGCCTCTGCGTTCATTCTTTCTACATTTTCTTTATGGATTCAGAAAAATCATTCATGTCTGATGAACCGTCTCTTTTTATCTCGTGTCAATTTTGTTCCCATGAGCTGAGGCGAAATATTATCAGATACTGTCAGTGAACTAACACCGTTCCAAAGCTGTAATCCCTCAAATTTCATGAGCTCTTTGCTACATCGTTTAGACAACACTTTTATCTGTATACCATGCATCCCTTGGACACAATGGTATCCTTTGGCAGTTTCTATGTGTATTTGTTTTTGtctcaacatattcgctacccctcctctttcatttaacgttGTTTAATTCATTAAAATCAGACCAATAACAGCGAAGATACGCGATAATGCCGTTCTGGCAGTATCTTTGTGTTTGCGTTTTGTGTTAACATATTCCTTAAGTAAGTCCTCCTCTTTCCAACGAGACCTCGTATGCAACGATCGGACCAATAATAACGGAGATATGCTGtaatgccgttttggcaatgtctttgcgtttgttttttgtcttaccatattCGTTTCCCTCTCTTCGAGCGCTCATACGCCACGATCCGAAGAGTCGTTCTACCCACAACACAAAACGAGGCAAAAATGACCAGAATTGACCTTAGcaatttcttatgggatttaacatggggAAATAGCTAGAACTCTTGCTGTCCTTTTACTCACGGTTGAGGATCGCAGTAGTCGTAGCA from Diabrotica undecimpunctata isolate CICGRU chromosome 4, icDiaUnde3, whole genome shotgun sequence encodes:
- the LOC140439135 gene encoding switch-associated protein 70-like, yielding MAVVLENTTNCLWLAFEALQQDRSGLVHKSKLKVLTANIGTLLDLYGVERGLEHFRSTSVLNFDQFKYYLQKEVFSSLPKTLQHHELRLFESKIAEVCWLICRTRYLPRDNRIFSDDSMFQIFRIFCVLAELVVDQFNENVYQVLLHPSEVCNIAQSIASSLGCYFDEEDFASLSISMGNFRFAPFIAVLESRCLNEINDNVALAESVNNIYQKIVEDVIKKGFLTKKGYIFPTMREYWFVLRPSELTYYTGRNEKDRRGSLTLEPRCKVEPKAGYKILLHSSERTYELGTTDHMSRLQWISALQLASEHSGKYQSFQRLQATKRRLQRQGRVQEMIRAKYQLQQERNAREAAEGHAKELEVVMKEEAKKLTELEQLRSKLEKLLEEETQAKRDEEIVRGLQARVLAEEWEKREELERLQAEQKLLLEEERQKRKEYEDLQKEKEYQLKSAEQRLAQLEKERLHLDNQLRIANEKMKVAEDRKEILESKLFQVTPVVREGDRIRRVQSFMPSTKEKPVIFEVRAATLKRPFHS